The Lipingzhangella halophila genome segment CGGGCTCACCGCACAGGGTGAGCCGGCCGGCCCAGTACGCGCTCTCGCGGTCGGCGACACCGAGCGCGCCCGCCGCTCTGAGCATGGCCTGCACCCGGTCGGGGGTGGCGTCGACGCCAGCGCTGCGCAGGGTACGGGCGAACCCCACGAGGATCTCCGTGATGTCGCGCTCTCGGCCCGCGCCCGCCATCGGTCACGCCCCCAGCAGGTCCGCGATGTCGGTCGAGCGGACCCGCTCGGCGTCCTCGCGGTATTTCAGGACGGCGCCGAGCGTCGCCGCGGCCAGATCGGGGTCCAGCGCGCGTGCGCCGAGGGTGGCCAGGGCGTTGGCCCAGTCCAGCGACTCGGCGACACCGGGCGGCTTGATCAGGTCGAGTTCGCGCATACGGCGGATCGCCGAGGCGACGTCGCTGGCCAGTCGCTCGGTGATGTCGGGCAGCCTGCGGCGCAGGATCGCCACCTCGCGGTCGAAGCTGGGATGCTCCACCCAGTGGTAGAGGCAGCGCCGCTTGAGCGCGTCGTGCACCTCGCGCGTGCGGTTGCTGGTCAGCACGGTCAGCGGCGGTTCCGCGGCGACGACCCGGCCGAGCTCGGGGATGCTGATCGCCGCCTCGGAGAGCACCTCCAGCAGGAACGCCTCGAACTCGTCGTCAGCGCGGTCGATCTCATCCACGAGCAGCACCGAAGGCGTGTTCTCCAACGCTTCGAGCAGTGGCCGGGCGATGAGGAACCGCCGGTCGTACAGGCTCGCCTCCAGCTTCGCGGCGTCGGGGCGCTCGCCGGCGGCGTGCGCCGCCGCCTCGACGGTCCGCAGGTGCAGGATCTGCCGGGTGAAGTCCCAGTCGTAGAGGGCCTGCGCGGCGTCAAGCCCTTCGTAGCACTGCAGCCGGACGAAGTGTGCCCCTGTCGCCTGCGCCAGCGCCTGGGCGAACGCGGTCTTGCCGACCCCGGCGTCGCCTTCCAGGAACAGGGGGCGGCCCAGGCGCAACGCGAGGTACCCGGCGGTCGCCAGGCCGTCGTCGGCGAGGTATTCGACATCGGAAAGGGCGCTGGCCAGGTCCGCTGCGGAGGTGGGGCGGCGCGGTGTGGCGGTGGTGTCCGCGGAGATCATGTTCCAACTATGCCGCCCGTTCCGGGGCCGCGGCCAGCGGTCGGACGGCAGGAGGCCGGAGTGGGGCCGCAACGGCTCCGCCGTCGGGAGCCCTGGCAGGGCACAACGAGGCGCGGACCGCCGCCCGCTCTCCTTCACGCGTGGCGGCGCGATCGGGTACACCTGATGGGCATGGGGGAGACTCGGATCGTCTACGACCGCAAGGGTGCCGGCAGCCCCATCGTGCTGCTGCACGGTCTGGGGCACCGCCGCCAGGCGTGGAAGAAGGTCATGAAGCGCCTCGCCAAGCACCATGAGGTGATCGCGCTTGACCTTCCGGGATTCGGGAAGTCATCGGGGCCGCCCACCGGCGACCCCTACGACCTCCGCTCGCTGGTCGACACGGTCCAGCTCATGTGCGCCGAGCTGGGTCTGCAGCGTCCGCACTTCGCCGGCAACTCGCTGGGCGGGGCGATCGCGCTGGAGCTCGGCGCGCGGGGGGTCGCGGCCTCCGTCACGGCGCTGTCCCCCGTAGGGTTCAATGCCGTGGCCACCAGGGCCGGGTTCCGGCTCCTCGCGCACAGCGCCAGGGCGGCGGCGCGGATACCGGAGCCGGTGCGGCTGGCCGCCGCCGGTTCCCGTCCCGGCCGGGCGGCCGCCCGCCGGATCCTGCGCGGCGACCACGCCGCGGAGTCGGCACAGCACATCCGGTTCGACGCGCGCAAACTCTCCTCCGACTCCCCGTTCGTGCGGCTGGCCCCCATCGTCGCGCGGTACTCGTTCGCCGCACCGAACGTCCCCTGTCCGGTGACCATCGCATGGGGCGACCGCGACCGGCTGCTCCCGCCCAGTGGCGCCCAGCGCGCACAGCGCCGGATCCCGCACGCCCGCCAGGTCATGCTCCTGGGCTGCGGCCACATCCCGATGGCGGACAACCCGCGCGCGGTGGCGGCGGAGATCATGCAGACGTGCCGTTCGGCCCGCGAGGACCGCACCCCCGGGGAAACCACGCACACCCCCGCGCTGACGTCCTGAGCCGCTCCGCGAAGGGTCATGAGGGGCACGTACCGGGTCCGCTATCGGGCCGTTTCGTGACGGGCAGCCGCACGCCCACAGCCGCCGGCAGCGGAACCAAACGGCACCCGCGCTCGACGGCGCGCCCCGGGCAGGCGCCGCCAGCTCGGCCTCGGCCCGCCCCGCGCCGGCGCAGGAAGGGCCGCGCGCTCGAAGAGCCGCGGCGCCGCTCGAAGGCGCGCCGCTACGGCCGCTGACGCGTTCGGGAGACGTCCGGGCCGCGCCCCTCCCCGTCCCGGCGCGGATCGGTGGGAACGAACTGGTTGAGCCGCTCGCTCGCCCGGTCGTTGAGTCGGGTGAGAGCGCGAAGGAGCGCGTTGTCGGCGCGGGCGGAGGCGTCGAGACCGGAGGTCGCGGGCTCGCCGGCCGACTCGGGCAGCACCCGGTTCATCGTGCGCAGGCCCATCAGGGTGAGCCGCGGGAAGGCGCCGTGCGTGGCCATCGCGGCGCGCGTCAGCGGGTGCAGCACCAGGTAACGCTGCCGGCAGCGCACGGCCTCGACAATGCGGCTGGCCGCACGCTCGCCGCTCATGGAGACGAGCGGCAGGCTCGCCCCCAGCGCGAACCAGGTGTACTCGCGTGCGGGCGCTCCGGAGAACACCGCCCTGCGGTGCGAGCCCGTACGCATCAGGCCGGGGACGACGGTGAGGACGCGCACGCCGCTCTTCGACAGCTCGGCGTCGAGCCCTTCGGACAGGGCTACCTGCGCGAACTTCGCGCACGAGTAGGGAAGTAGGTGCGGTGGGCTCACCTTGCCGCCGATGGAGGTGATGTTCACCAGGGTGCCGCCGCGTTCACGCAGATGGGGCAGGGCCGCGTCGGCGACGTCCCGCGGCCCCCAGAACATCGCGCCCATGGCGCTTTCGAAGGCGCCCCGCGTGGTTGCGTCCACGGGCGCCACTTGGATCTCCCCGGCGTTGTTGACCACGATGTCCAGCCCGCCGCTGCCGCTCGCTCGCTCCACCATGGTGGCGGTCTCGGCCGGGTCGCGCAGATCGCACACCAGGCCGTGGGCATCGATGTCGCGGGCGCTCAGGTCCTTCAGCGCCCGCTGCAGCTCGTCGTCGTCGCGGGCGCAGATCACCACGCGGCAGCCCGCGGCACCGAACCCGCGCGCGAGGAGCAGTCCCAGGCCGCGGGAACCGCCCGTCACGAGGACGGTCCGGCCCCTGAGATCGGCCACCGGCCGTCGCTTCCGGGCGCGGTACGCCGCCGTGGCGAGGGCGGCCCCAGCTACCGCGGTCCACACAATCCGCACGTCGATCACCTCCGAACCGGGACCCGTGGCCGTGCCTCACTCCGCCCGGGCGGGCCCGCCCCAGGTCGAACATCGTGTCTTCCTGGGGCTCCACTGCCGGGATCGCTGCTGGTTAAACGCGTTCGGTAGGCAGGGACGCACGGGGCGGTTCGGGCTCCGGTCGGCCGCGGTCCCGTCACCGGTCGGAGACGGCCTCCCGCGAGTACACGTTCGAGAGGCCGTCGAGGAACGACGAGAGCGCCAGCTCGAAGCTGGCCTCGTCGATCTCGGCGGCGTGTTCGGACAGCCGGTGGGCCTGGGACAGGTTCGGGTAACGATCGCGGTAGACCCGGACGTCGTCGTCGAACCCCCGCGCGAACGAGTTCATCGCGGCCCCGACCACCAGGTACTTCGTGGACGCGCCAATGAGGGTCGC includes the following:
- a CDS encoding AAA family ATPase; its protein translation is MISADTTATPRRPTSAADLASALSDVEYLADDGLATAGYLALRLGRPLFLEGDAGVGKTAFAQALAQATGAHFVRLQCYEGLDAAQALYDWDFTRQILHLRTVEAAAHAAGERPDAAKLEASLYDRRFLIARPLLEALENTPSVLLVDEIDRADDEFEAFLLEVLSEAAISIPELGRVVAAEPPLTVLTSNRTREVHDALKRRCLYHWVEHPSFDREVAILRRRLPDITERLASDVASAIRRMRELDLIKPPGVAESLDWANALATLGARALDPDLAAATLGAVLKYREDAERVRSTDIADLLGA
- a CDS encoding alpha/beta fold hydrolase, with product MGETRIVYDRKGAGSPIVLLHGLGHRRQAWKKVMKRLAKHHEVIALDLPGFGKSSGPPTGDPYDLRSLVDTVQLMCAELGLQRPHFAGNSLGGAIALELGARGVAASVTALSPVGFNAVATRAGFRLLAHSARAAARIPEPVRLAAAGSRPGRAAARRILRGDHAAESAQHIRFDARKLSSDSPFVRLAPIVARYSFAAPNVPCPVTIAWGDRDRLLPPSGAQRAQRRIPHARQVMLLGCGHIPMADNPRAVAAEIMQTCRSAREDRTPGETTHTPALTS
- a CDS encoding SDR family NAD(P)-dependent oxidoreductase encodes the protein MRIVWTAVAGAALATAAYRARKRRPVADLRGRTVLVTGGSRGLGLLLARGFGAAGCRVVICARDDDELQRALKDLSARDIDAHGLVCDLRDPAETATMVERASGSGGLDIVVNNAGEIQVAPVDATTRGAFESAMGAMFWGPRDVADAALPHLRERGGTLVNITSIGGKVSPPHLLPYSCAKFAQVALSEGLDAELSKSGVRVLTVVPGLMRTGSHRRAVFSGAPAREYTWFALGASLPLVSMSGERAASRIVEAVRCRQRYLVLHPLTRAAMATHGAFPRLTLMGLRTMNRVLPESAGEPATSGLDASARADNALLRALTRLNDRASERLNQFVPTDPRRDGEGRGPDVSRTRQRP